One segment of Anomalospiza imberbis isolate Cuckoo-Finch-1a 21T00152 chromosome 2, ASM3175350v1, whole genome shotgun sequence DNA contains the following:
- the LRRC32 gene encoding transforming growth factor beta activator LRRC32, with amino-acid sequence MKLNIIFLLAVVNTGTFNYHPIEGTSCEMANSQAFCHNKDLHQIPHELHPNVNKIDLSGNLIQSIPEIPLSFYTSLQCLDLSFNQISFITSGVFAHMTSLLEINLANNHLHELTQNGTEGIGLLPKVETMDLSHNNLYSGMAEYFINQAPTLQYLSLADNSIVMISHKMFRGSPSLVEIDLQRNIIMEIEEGAFETLANLSKLNLSTNSITCISDFNLRQLEILDLSRNSIETFSITKSNEEYSLRCLDLSENKLLHFPVLPQVNKLVTLNLSNNLIQLTAESPYNKMNYMDNEWLDASLHLLDQKRSKNTSSLYLSQLVYLDLSYNKIKSIPDGFFESMLSLHTLNLSKNCLEAFAVSYDSALVSLTVLDLSFNALQSLLLDAGALPNLREFHIQNNNLQTLQFDIFSSLPSLRLLNLQSNNISLCHMYSGLAKQRLAGEESGCVSFVNSPALQYLYLADNMLNILPARTFYKTPLLVLDLSMNPGLKIELKALAGLEKSLEYLHLHGNSLIDLNIDLPCFSHLKHLNLSENQLNWLPKWSSDSPLEVLDLRNNRFSTLQDSNILALENSLKNLYLSGNPLNCCGNIWLSSMIQNKNVQIPNVEHLTCQYIRSFGYWEEMHIENIRPEDCEKEDLKKINIIIILTSVLVLSVIIIGVGSFFCFRRQNFSHQFKA; translated from the exons ATGAAACTGAACATCATCTTCTTGCTGGCAGTGGTGAACACAGGAACCTTTAACTATCATCCCATAGAGGGGACATCCTGTGAAATG GCAAATTCACAGGCATTTTGCCACAACAAAGACCTCCACCAAATCCCTCATGAGCTCCATCCGAATGTAAACAAAATAGATCTGTCTGGAAACCTGATTCAAAGCATCCCTGAAATACCATTATCATTTTACACTTCCCTCCAGTGTCTGGATTTAAGCTTCAACCAGATAAGCTTCATCACATCTGGAGTGTTTGCACACATGACAAGTTTGCTGGAAATAAATTTAGCCAATAATCATTTACATGAGCTTACTCAGAATGGGACAGAAGGGATTGGACTTTTGCCCAAGGTGGAAACGATGGACTTGTCCCACAACAATCTCTACAGTGGGATGGCTGAGTATTTCATTAATCAAGCTCCAACACTGCAGTATCTTTCCTTGGCAGACAACAGTATTGTAATGATATCACACAAGATGTTTCGGGGATCTCCCAGTCTTGTGGAGATAGATCTTCAGAGAAATATCATCATGGAAATAGAAGAAGGTGCTTTTGAGACTCTAGCAAACCTTTCCAAACTCAATCTCTCCACAAATTCAATTACTTGCATCTCTGATTTCAACCTCAGGCAGTTGGAGATACTTGACCTTAGCAGGAATAGCATTGAAACCTTCAGTATCACAAAGTCAAATGAGGAATATAGTTTAAGATGTCTGGATCTCAGTGAAAACAAATTACTTCACTTCCCAGTCTTGCCTCAGGTAAATAAGCTGGTAACTCTGAATTTATCAAATAATTTAATCCAGCTCACTGCTGAATCCCCTTATAATAAAATGAACTACATGGATAATGAGTGGCTAGATGCTTCTTTGCATCTTCTTGATCAGAAGCGAAGTAAAAATACAAGTTCTCTTTATTTATCCCAGCTTGTATATTTAGACTTAAGTTATAATAAAATCAAATCCATTCCAGATGGGTTCTTTGAGTCAATGTTGTCCCTTCACACTCTTAATCTCAGCAAAAACTGTCTTGAGGCATTTGCTGTAAGTTATGATAGTGCATTGGTCTCCCTAACTGTCCTTGACTTGAGCTTCAATGCTTTGCAGAGCCTTCTCCTCGATGCTGGTGCTTTGCCAAATTTGAGGGAGTTTCATATTCAAAACAACAACCTTCAGACCCTGCAATTTGACATCTTTTCCAGTCTTCCTAGCCTCAGACTTCTTAACCTACAGAGCAATAACATCAGCCTGTGCCACATGTACTCTGGATTAGCTAAGCAAAGGCTTGCTGGAGAGGAAAGTGGCTGTGTGTCATTTGTCAATTCTCCTGCTCTCCAGTACTTGTACCTAGCAGACAACATGCTGAACATCCTACCAGCACGCACCTTCTACAAGACTCCACTGCTTGTCTTGGATCTCTCCATGAACCCTGGACTCAAAATAGAACTTAAAGCACTAGCAGGACTGGAAAAATCTCTGGAATACTTGCATTTACATGGCAATAGCCTGATAGATTTAAATATTGACTTGCCTTGTTTTAGTCACCTTAAACATTTAAACCTTTCTGAAAATCAGCTGAACTGGCTGCCTAAGTGGAGTAGTGACTCTCCACTGGAAGTTCTAGATCTACGGAACAATAGGTTCAGTACATTACAGGACAGCAATATTTTAGCATTAGAAAATTCACTTAAAAACTTGTATCTCTCTGGGAACCCACTCAACTGCTGTGGAAACATCTGGCTTTCATCAATGATCCAGAACAAAAATGTCCAGATCCCCAATGTGGAGCACTTAACATGCCAGTACATTCGGAGCTTCGGGTATTGGGAAGAAATGCACATTGAGAACATTAGACCAGAAGACTGTGAAAAAGAGGATCTGAAGAAAATCAACATCATCATCATATTAACATCTGTACTAGTTTTATCTGTGATCATCATTGGGGTGGGTTCATTTTTTTGCTTCCGAAGGCAAAACTTTAGCCACCAGTTTAAAGCATAG